The Nostoc cf. commune SO-36 genomic sequence CTGTTAAAGATGGGGAAAGCCCTGTACTTTTATCTCAAGATTCTTATGGGATATATGATGAGGGGTTAAATGGACAACTGCGCCAATCTGCCAAACAACTTGATATGCCGATACAATTCACAATTCTGAGTGGATTTGGTAGTGATGCTTCTATTGCGATGAAATTTGGTCATGTTGGGCGTGCTGCTTGTTTAGCGTTTCCTACCCAAAATACACATGGCTATGAAATTGCTCATTTAGGAGCGATCGCTAACTGTATTGATTTGTTAAAAGCTTTCTGCGAAACTGAGTTTGAGTGATATTTAGAGGCTTTGATTTGAAGGAGCGTTGGCGTAGCCCGCCGCAGGCATCGCATATCAACCCAAAATAGCGTGAATTTTTCTGGTTGTCGAAAATGCGCGTAGGCGTAGCCCCTCGTAGACATCGCACACCAAAATTACTCCTACTGTTGATGTAATGTCAGCGCCATATCTCTAAATTCGGCATTAAATGTATAATTGCTGAATGCTTCGTGTATTTACCAGTTAAGACTATTAAATGATTACTCTTACACCAGAGGAAATTAGTCAGTTTCGCAGCCAGTTGGCGGATCTTCCCCAGGCTTTAGTAGCTTTAGATGCCATAGAAGAGTGTGAAGGCTATTTAGACGATGCTGTTCCACTGCTGGTTATGCGCGAAACTACACGGGAAGCAGATAGATCGTTAAATGATTTGCTTGAAAAATGCCGTCAATTCATTTGTCAAGAGGAAGTCAGAGAATTTTTGGAATCTGGATTAATTGCTCCAATTGTAGAACCATTGGCTGTTAGTGCAGGCATTCCTCTGGGTACTGCGACTGCACTTAGCATATTGGTGTTTAAACTAGGTGCGAGAAAGTTTTGTAACGTACCGGAATCTGGTGTTTAAAGCCCAGAAGCTGTAAATCCAGCCCAGTAGTAGGGATTTGCAAATGGTAGGGGTTGACGTTGCTTAATTTGTTTCAAAGATTCCTCAAATATTTTGCGTTGTCCTACTCTTAGTTGAGCAAGGACTTTTTCAATTTGGGGTTTGTGTTCCTCCAAAAATCTGTCTAATTCTTCAATAGTCAGATTTCGCAGCCAGTTTTGAGCTTGTTTCAGGGCTATGGCAATATCTCCGGCTTTTAGATTATCAAGTTCGACTAAGTTTTCGTAGAATTTAATCATTAAAAAGCTGGTGGATAAGTCATCTACTTTCCAGAGAGAACTAACGACACTGGGACTACCTGCTAATAGAAAACCGCTAGGTAAACCAATATATTCGTCACTGGTATTTTGAAAATCAATCAATCCAGTTTCGCACGCGGAAAGGGTGACGAGGCGACATTTATCTAATTTGAGAGTGAAGATTTTATCTAAGGTAAGGCATTTGTCTAAATCGTTGGTTTCACCCAATCGCACATTCAGATAACGTTCGGAGTCGGGTTTTGTTGGTGTGTCTGCGATAGGCGCATCTGCCAAAATTAGGGCTGATTTACCGGGATTTGTTAAGTTAAAATACCCGTGGCAGCTAAAGTGGGCGCAATGGTAAGTATTTAAGTCGGAATTATCGATTGCTGTGAGTGTCGCTGCTGTTTTTTTCAGGACATTAGCAGTATTAAAGTAGCTTTGAATAACTTGTACTTCTAAATCTGTATAGTTTAAATCGCCTGTGGGGTTTTGAATCGCAAATAGAGATTGAAAATCAGGACGTTTGCGCTGTTGTACTTGTTGCAGTAGTTGACAACTAGGTGCATAGCTCACACCACTAGCAAATAAATCTAGAAGACAGCGCGAATTTTCAGCATTGTGATTGACTGGGAGTGCATGAAGGGGTAATAAATGCAGGAATTGATGGGGAATTAGAATGAGTTGATCGCAGTGCTTTGGTATCTGGTTTAATATTTCATCTATGTGCAGAATTGAGGCTAATTCTTTTAGTGATTCCCCTAAGCTATTAAGCCATTGGTCTTCTTGCTCGTAGTAGTTCTGCAAATATTGATTTACCCAATCATACAAAGCTTCTCGGTCTTCTGGTTGGGATTGCCAAACAGTTACCTCTCCTCTTTTTGTGA encodes the following:
- a CDS encoding CHAT domain-containing protein, giving the protein MPQDWAATQNNLANAYSDRIRGDRADNIEIAIAAYTAALTVRTREALPQSWAGTQDNLAAAYYFRIRGDRADNIEIAIAASTAALTVYTREALPQDWAITQNNLANVYSNRIKGDKADNIEKAIAAYTAALTVYTREALPQNWAETLWMRGITYQYTNKFDLAYNDFKSAIAGIEFLRSEIVSGEESKRKQAEHFNQVYSRMVKVCTELNKIIEAIEYVERSKTRNLVEQILERDSKSILPPEVFTQLEKYRDEIAVGQYQIQNGKAENPKVLAQHLQQLRNQRNELQNQYLPVGYGFKFDSFQGSLDEHTVIIEWYILNDKILAFIVTKRGEVTVWQSQPEDREALYDWVNQYLQNYYEQEDQWLNSLGESLKELASILHIDEILNQIPKHCDQLILIPHQFLHLLPLHALPVNHNAENSRCLLDLFASGVSYAPSCQLLQQVQQRKRPDFQSLFAIQNPTGDLNYTDLEVQVIQSYFNTANVLKKTAATLTAIDNSDLNTYHCAHFSCHGYFNLTNPGKSALILADAPIADTPTKPDSERYLNVRLGETNDLDKCLTLDKIFTLKLDKCRLVTLSACETGLIDFQNTSDEYIGLPSGFLLAGSPSVVSSLWKVDDLSTSFLMIKFYENLVELDNLKAGDIAIALKQAQNWLRNLTIEELDRFLEEHKPQIEKVLAQLRVGQRKIFEESLKQIKQRQPLPFANPYYWAGFTASGL